AGCGGGGTTATATGGCTGGAATCCGAGTCGCGCTAGCGGACGATCACCCTATTTACCGCCAGGGTCTGTATGCGGCCCTGGAGACTATTCCAGGGGTGGAGGCGGTAGGGGAAGCCAGCAGCTGCCGGGAGCTGGCCAGCTTGGTGGCCAAAACCTTTCCCGATGTGGTGCTCCTGGACGTGCGCATGGGTGAAGACAATGGTTTAGCGGCGGTGGAGAAAATCCGGGAAACCAGCCCCCGCACTCGGGTTATTGCTATCACCGCCTATGATGATGAGGAGATCCTAACCGCAGCGGTACAGGCGGGGGTGGACGGTTTCCTGGTCAAGGATGCC
This genomic window from Clostridia bacterium contains:
- a CDS encoding response regulator transcription factor codes for the protein MAGIRVALADDHPIYRQGLYAALETIPGVEAVGEASSCRELASLVAKTFPDVVLLDVRMGEDNGLAAVEKIRETSPRTRVIAITAYDDEEILTAAVQAGVDGFLVKDAGLDDLAAAIRAVSSGKGFISPSATKQFLQLAAKLINQARGPQAATSIECLTPREKEVLALAREGLTNRQIADRLLISENTVHNHLINIYRKLGLTRRRQLLTSNQ